In Mangifera indica cultivar Alphonso chromosome 14, CATAS_Mindica_2.1, whole genome shotgun sequence, the DNA window CCGaaagtcacatttgaggtcGCATGATTTGTTAGGATAACATCTAATAtgagatcatgggcttttggtgattaatttaaaatttacctattcaattaATTCGAATTTGTTTCCTAAAACGAAGAGAAGAATTAATGTGATAGAGCCTCAATCCACTAAGAAGCTTACTAAAACTTCAAGAGTATAATAGTGAGGACTGTtgacttgagaaaaatagtaaaagtattttaattattaaatccataattaaaattaacatcaataattaaataaaattattaattcttttatttgtaaattatagaTCACAAAATCACCTTGTCAAACCTAACATATCGATTAATTCTTGATAAACAAAATAGGCTCATTAGTAGTAACTTCACTAATTAGtacaaaaatttttagattattttgcaTCAAGAGAAGAGGTTGTATATCTTTGAGGGGTTGTTACCCTTGGAGTAAAaggatacttttaataagtatcttgatgactctatCGAAGTACCGTGCCTTATGTTGACTTCCATGTCACctgagcttcaaaaacaacatgagaaaATAGATGCATAATCCATACTTACACATTTTCGAGAGTTATATGGCATTCATCTGAGGgttgaatgatatgaggtgtTAAGTATGTTGTTTAATTGCAAACTCTTTGAGAAAGGATAAATTGGCCTTTATATGGTCAAGATATTGGCTACATTAAGTGTTTAGCGAGCTTAGGCTTCATCATAGACAATGGGTTTGCCGTTGCCCTAATGTTGAAATCCCTCCCTAAATCGTGggttaatttcattatgaattttaacctgaacaaaaaggagaaaacccttgaGGAGTTGATATACATGCTTAAGTAGACTCAACAAAAAGTACAAAAGATAGGTTTGATTAATCTACTTATGGTTAAAGCCCAACCAATAAGAGTCAAGGCTAAGGGCAAAGCTAAGGCTAAGGCTAAGCCCAAGCCTAAGGCAAAAAAGCAACCTGATACTACTACTTAGCTTATAGGTGGTTTAAGGAAAGGAAAGGTTATTTGCTTCTATCGTAGCAAAACGGGTCACTGAAGGAGACATTACAAGACCTTTCTaaataatagaaagaaaaaggtagTTGAAGTTTCTACTTtaggtatttttgtcattgagataaactattcttcTTATTTATCCTGAGTTGTAGACACAAGATGtagttctcatatttgttctgatatgcAAGAACTATGTCAAAGAAGATTACTTCCTAAAGAAACGATTGACTTACGTGTTAGAAATGGAACACGTGTTATTGCATTAGCTATAGGGGTTTATTATTTTAGGTTACCTACTAGGCTAGTTTTggaattaaaacattgttattcaataccttttgtttctagaaacttagtttctgtGTCTATTTTGGATAAAGAGAGATATTCATGTTTCATTGCAagtggtattataaccatcaacttaaataatattatttatgaaaaaactgaattgcataatggtctatatatattctaaaactggataatgaagttctcaatatgcaaaataaaaaaaagttaaaatcgAATTATCTAAATACCATATATTTGTGGCATTATAGACTAGGCCACATAGGACCGAAACGTATATCAAgactttttaaacaaaaaatcttacaattatttggcatccaatcatataatgaataTGAATTGTGCCTATTGGGTAAGATGACCAAAACACCCTTCACTAGACACAGTAAAAGGGTGATTAAACTTTTAAGAATCATTTACAGCGATATGTATATGCTTATGATAGTGCATAGTAAATGTAAGAAAGCCTACTTCGTCATATTTACTAATAACTTTAGTAGATATGAGTATGTGTTTATGATAGAACATAAGTCTAAatactttgataaattaaaagaattcaagaatgaagtagaaaaacaatttgggaaacaaattaaagtcctCCAAAGTGATCAAGGAAGTGAACACCTGAGTgttaaatttatacaatatttaaaaaaatataggataGTATCTCAATTCACTCTTTTTGATACTCTACAACATAATGGTTTATCTGAATAGAGGAATAGGAATTTGatagaaatggttaggtctatgataGTTTTACTAATCTACCAATGTCTTTCTAAGGTCATACTCCAAAAACCGTTATTTATACACTGAATCGTGTCTGATCTAAATCtgtggataaaactctatatgagttGTGGACTGGGCAAAAACccaatttaaattacttaaagATTTGGGCTTGtaaagcttatgtcaagaaatcgATTTCGAACAAGATGAACACTAACtttgaaaatgtatttttgtgGGTACCTGAAGGTTATTGAGGGAGATTACTTTTACCACTCGAAGAAGCGCAAAGTCTTTGTTGCTTGAACTGACATGTTTCTTGAGAAGgaaatttattctcaagagaaccAGTAAGAGAAGGATTGAACTCAACAAAGTCCCTAAACCACAAGATATCACAGATATTAGATAGAATGATATGTTATTGCAAATGGTTGAGCATGATGAGGTAGTTCCTCTAGCTTAGGTGGAACAACCTCAATGTATACAAAAGCTACATAAGTCTACATTAGTATGTCATGAGCCAAAGAGATTTCGTTTTCTCTTGACTTGGCATAATGACATATTGCTCATCAATGATGACAAACCTTAGACCTACGATGATGTTGTTTCAAATCTAGATTCTGATAAATGGTTAGATacattgaaattcaaaatagaaTCTATGTACTAGAACCAAATATAGACTTTGGTGGATACACCTGAACAGGTAAAACTTTTAGGGtacaaatgagttttcaaaaggaaaactaaCATGAAAGGTGATGTGTATACCTATAAAGTACGattggttgccaaaggtttcattCATAAATATGGTAtcaactatgatgaaacctttttgctaGTCGTTGTGTTTAAGTTTGTTAGGATTATGCTTGTCATAACtgcatattataattataaaatctttcaaatagaTATCAAGACTACTTTCTTtaatggtaaccttgtaaagGACATTTATATAATCTAACtcaatggtttcattcttgtttGATAAACAGATAAAATATGCAAATTGGAAAAGTCTATTTATAGACTTAAACAAGCTTTAAGAAgctagaatattcattttgatgaagttgttcatGACTTTGGattcatcaaaaacaaagatgaactATATGTATACAACAAGGTTAGTAAGAGTGAGATTACATTTCTGGTATTATATGTCGATGgtatcttgattattggaaatgacatactGAAGTTGTAATCGGTGAAAGCTTGGTTATCTAAGTGTCTCTTTATGAAAGACTTAAAAGAAGCAGTCTacattcttaggattaaaatttacctaaATAAAGAGCATAATTTGATACACCTAGGTCAAAACATATACATAGACAAGGTATTGAGTAGAttcaaggccaaacgactatttcccacccaaggtatgttgcaatctcaagtttccaccttttaactatggaaacaccaaacacccactcatggctggttaaatttaacgaaactctaacccctgaaaatttaatttcattttcccccctaaaagtttaaaaactaacatttttttctaagctaagtttgaaaagattgcattttcccccctagggtttagtttccaaaccctttcactttctccgatgcCATCGCCGGCTGTCTCCCTCTCCCGACAGTTTTTCTTCCACCGATGGCCCTCCTTAACTctaccccaacccatccgacgtAGAGAGACGTTGTCTGGGAAGAAAACTCGTTTTCTCAGATGACAAAGATGAGATCCATTGATCTCATCTTCATAGTCTGGGAAGGCGATCATCTTtctagatgaagacgactcgtcttcccagaggacgatgAGTTgtctcgtcttcatctgggaagacgatcgtcttcccagacgacaacgactgggaagacgaagttttTCATCTTCCACGACTTCTCTGACGTCGATCGAGCGtccaaataagagaaaaaagatctccgaaaggagaggatgcttcgagagggagagactgTCGGTAATAGAGCCGAAGatgtcgtcagagatttcaaaacgaaacctagggtgaaactacaattttttaaaacttaggctgagggaaaattttagtttttaaagtttaggggggcaaaagtagattctattttagttaatttttaatattatagacaaaatgacgattttacccttaccactgttaattttaactgctcatgggtgggtgtttagtgtttccatagttaaagggtgtaAACTtaagattgcagcataccttgggtgggaaatagtcgtttggcctagattcaatatggaagaatccaaaaaaggatttctacccatgtcttatggtgtatatctttcaaaagatatatgtCCTAGTACATAATCTgaaagagataagatgagtaggatcTCATATGCCTCAGCTAAGGGtcaatcatgtatgtcatgttatatacaaggattgatgtctcatatgccTTGAGCGTttataatagatatcaatctgatctagACGAAAAACACTAAATGGCTATCAAGAAAATCCTAAAGTACTTGAGAAGGACTAAGGTTGCATTATTGGTTTATAAAGGGGAATCTAAACTCATTGTAAGAGACTATATTAACACTAATTTCCAAACtgataaaaatgattataaatcttaatcaaggtttgtgtttagtttgaataatgaTACAACTAGATAGAAAAGCTTCAAGCAAAGCACAATAACTGATTCTACAATAGAGTCGGAGTATATTGCCCTCTTAGAAGCaacaaaagaggttgtatggatcaAGAAATTCATAACTGAACTTGGAGTGATTTCAAGTATCACCGAGTTGATTAACCTCAATTGTTATAACAAATGAGCTATGGTCTCATTAGAGATCCAAGCATATACTTAAATGATATCACCTAATCCAAGAGATTGTATAACAAGGTAACATACAGATAACAAGGATTGATACAAATAACAATTTGGTTGACTCACTAATATAACCTTTGTCATAGTAGAAGCATGATAGGCATGTAGTTGAGCTCGACATTAGACATGTAACCAATTGgctatagtgcaagtgggagattGTTAAAGTAGGTGCCCTAGAGCTaatcgaatttgacatttgtgaatgtactttttatattaataattaataaaatgattgcttgttattcaatttatatgttaattatttatatgatcgcATGAATAACATACCCTTAGATTGGAAGGGTTAGATGATTGATCGCGAGAACCCTATATGcatattaagtggtcattccTGAAACGTTCATAATCCTGATATTGTAATGAATAACGACACTTTTAAGGATGAatggattatcatagtgttaaacaatctaataaaaaataatgactaTTTTCTCGTGTTGAAGTTGTTATAGATAGCTTGGTACTACACACGGGTGCACgttatagatgtgttcatcaGACTGGCTTGACTAAAGGATATTCATATGAATGGTTGCTTTAATGTCTaggaataaatattttgaacaCCATGAATACATATGATTCTTTGACTTGAGTTTTTCAGACCGTCTTTATGAGAATCGATAtggtttttctcttttgtttgtgTTTCATGTATATACCAAGGCATTGCCTCTCGAGAGTTGGATAACATTCAATCTCAAATAATGTGAAGATTTGGAAGAGTCATTAATGcaagtataaattttaaaatgcccTATAAGTTTTTCACATGTTTATGAACATATATGTAAAACGGGTATCTTGGTTAGagtttttaggattgtttgtattcaaaattttttaaatttcgttGTGTTTCTAGTTATTAGtaccctaaattttaaaatgtcctATAAGTGTTTTACATGTTTACTCATATAATTTGCTCTTTTCATCATACGACATCTCTTTGAGGCTAAGGTATCGATGAAGTGTCTCCCTCAGTGATCCTCAAGTTACATAAACTAACTTTTATCAATGATCAGATAAATATCGAATTAAGCAACGATAATAGGTAGTGTAgcagaatttaaaatttaaaactaaaacaatCTTGAAAACCCTAGTGAAGACACTTACTTTaacataataatcatgaaaCAAGCAAAACACTCATAGTTGATGGCTCATTTGACCTTTACATGGCTAGAGAAAGTACCCTATCTAACCCTCATGAGGTGATGCCTTAGTATCTATACAGAGCACAAatgtaaataaagaaaatccaaacaaaaaggTTGCTAGGGCTTTTGATTGGAATTACTATTCATGACAAGAAAGACAGAGAATACAGAACTAACAGTTAGGGTTTTATTCTGTGTCTACttgtatatctttttttttaagtgaaaaacatgccttttatatatatttgtaagtaTCCGAGCAcaattgaaattctaaatgCATATGACACctttaacacacatacacaacTGGCATATAAAATTCATAGTCGACATTCCCAAGGTCATTTGTGCAATTAGCACACATGTATATTGACTAGCATAACCAAAGCTTACATGATTGGGACATATAGATTGGTTTGCCCAAGCCTTGCATCGCTAGCACACAAATGTGTGTCCGCTGACATGGCCTCAAACTTGCATGGTTGGCACACAAATGCATATCGACTAACATGTTTTTTGTTACAAGGTGTCAATTGACGTCATGCACTTACATGGCCAACACCATCACACTAAGTGCATGGTTGGCATTTAGTCAAGACGTGATTAAATTGAGTCTTCTCAACCCATTTGGCAAACCCGATCCATTTGCAATCTCTCTCTCAGccctaaacaccaagattgtcaacaaacaattcACTCCTGTAAGttcaattcaacttttttatgtatagatgtcatttagtattctcatgtgagatatcatATCTTATGCTTaaaagtgatgaatcttttattgattaactataaccttcatgtatctcacgatatgacCTATTATTAGCTTTCTAGCTACCCCAATTACAGTGGCACGTTAGATAGCATTCAACTATACCGATCCTTGCATGAGACAATCTAgtaaccttaagtcaaaggatcatatgcacccacaatgttcagaggatttatttcatacacactagagtaaccatctatatggatatcctctagttaGGTCAATCTAATGAAGACATCTACAACGTGCACTATATGTTGCGTCAAATTGTTTACAACTGTTTTGATAGGTGAGAATTGTCACCACTTTTAGTGAGGTCacttaacactataataatttcatcatcattgCACGTGCCCTTATTTATTACAATGTCGAGATTACAGATGTTTCTAGAATAACCATTTAATATGTACATAAGATTCTTATGATCAATCGTATGATCCCCTtgtcatagttctaccattttaaaggcatgttattcatacaatcatataaataaacaacatatgaatggaataacaataaatcctttttattaataattaatataaaattacatctataaATGCTAAATTCAATTGGCTCTTAGGCACAACAGCATTAACTTAATCCCATTATGACCATAGATTTGGTTAGTCATTGTTATCCGTTAAGGAGACCTAACTGAGATATCAATTGCCATGCTTAGGAGTACAAATCCTTTGTTGATCTATCATAGCCTTTATACAGATCTCAATATGGCAAATCACAACCTTTTTGACAGTCCTTTGACTAGATTATATTGGGTcggtgtcaaaccataccaatccttacacAAGATGGTCCAGTAACCTCAAGTCTACAGATCACATATACCTCCGTTCATTAAGAGGATACATTCCATAGACACTgaaacaaccatccatatagaatCCTTTTGATGGGTCAGTCTGATAAACACATCTACAATGTGCATCCATATATTGTACCATGTTATCAATAAACAAATTTGACACATGAAAATTATCATCGTCTTTTGATGAGGTCATTCAACACTAcaataactctatcactattgtTCATGCCCTTTGTCATGGTAATATTAGAGTTACGAACATTTTAAGAATAGCCACCTAATATGCATATAGGGTTCCACAATCAGATGTCGAGCATTGATCTTATCGTCACGGTTCAATCATTCTTAGGATATTTGTttgagcatatattaatatgttttatagacaaagaatgctataataaattacaaatatgacctttatCAATGAATTAGTATCATGGGATAAGTTCTAGGGCATCTACCCCAACACGCTGCTTGTTGTAGATGTGGCCACACACATTCTAGTAAATGTGTAGCAGCTCATTGCCTGTGAGTTCACGACAGTAACACCAACCCCCATTGAGTAGACAATAGGGGGAGGACAAGCCAAGGTTTACACATCTACCTAGATATAGGCTAAGGCCAACCCATCCACTGTTATGGGTCagttatcttttcatttttgtctattatatgtattaattgaGTCTAGTGCTACTCAAAGTTTCATTGCTTGAAGGACTATTGAAAGGCTAGGATTAGAGCATACGTCTATGACTGACATTAGCATCAAGATGcaagatgaagataaaatacTGAGTAACCAAATGTTAGTAAGTGAGTCAATATTTCTAAAAAGCCATGAGATGGTCATGGATTTGATTGTGTTTGATATGTCAGATTTTGATATCATATTGCGAATGAATTTCCTCAATTGTTATGGAGCTAAGATCGATTGCAGGAAAAAAAGGTTCTATTTCAACTAAATGATGGTGAGAAGTTCAGCTTTAGAGAGGGTCGTGTACTGAGTTTGATGATCAACAGTATAAAAGCTAGAAAGAtgttaagtaaaatattaacaagATATCTGACATATGTGGTGAATAAGATTGATGAATCAATCCCGACTTTGCAAAGTACTCCCATTgtatttgaatttcaagattTATTTTCAGATAATTTGTTAGGATTGACATAAATAAGCGACAATGACAAAGCCAACAAGTTTTGCAAATAGAGTTATAGAGCAACAGGGCAACAGTGGGAGAGACAATTGATCAACTCATGGAGGCGCATGAAAGCAAAGGCATTAACGTCTTTTCACATGATTGGATTTGTTGATATGTTTAATTTGTATTACCTTTCtatttgttatttcaatttgataatttataagtACATTTTTTGGATTGTAGGGATTCATTTAATATagcatatttgatttaattattttatatgtaaaagttttaatttggtATGTCGATTTAAATACACATTCCGTGTAAAGATATATAGCTGCAAAAGAGTGTTACAGGAAGACTGTGGACAGATGTCAGAAACTAGGTGCAAAAGTGCTCTCCTTGTAAATTAGGACTGTTACAGCCTCTTCCGATTCTGACACAGGTGTTCTGAAACATAACATTAGATTTTATTGAAGGAAACGCCTAAGTCTATGGAGGTCTGCCAAGTCAGTTTTGGAAGGACTCTAAAATCTGTTATATCGCTTGCACTGTATCTTCTTTACCTAGAAACGGAGCTGACATGTTTAAATTTGTTCacaattttcaaacaaattcctctcaatatttattaatactGTAAAGAAATACATAACaagacaaatttcaaaaaaacacaaaattatagCATTTTGCTGCATTACTAATATCAATACTAGTCCATAGATTACATTTGTTTAATCTCAATTTATCCCCTGATTTTATACTACAGTGCTAGTTCAACTTGAGAATTTGGAAGTTCTGCTTAAATAAGACCCTCAACATCACATTGCTCCCATTTCCTACTAACCAAAATTTGGGGAGCAGCCATCTATCAAGACTGAAGCACACAATGCCTACCAATTATACGAGGTATTAAGCACAGTAAccctttgaaaagagagtctgTCATCCTTCCATAACCAAACACTTAATGATAGGAAAAATTGGTGAGCAAGATGGTACAGGAAACCAGTTGTTCCACAAACAGTGAACTTAAACCAATATATTATATCTACCTGCGTCCACACTTTTTTGACTTAGATGATGGACTTGCAGATTCCTTGAATGCGGATGGGCAGAGGTCATTGATGCTGCACATTTCACAACGAGGCCTAAGAGGGGTGCATATTGTTTGTCCAAATCCCACCTGTTCACAGGAAAATTCAGGGCAATAGATTCACTTTTTGTTGCAAGGCCTTCATCAATTAATGGTACAGCTGTTAAAAGGAACAAAAGCTTATGAAATTCAGGTGAGAAAGACACTGCATATTTTCTCACCTGAATTTACCAGCTGACCCTAATCTTATTTAGTTGGACCAATTAGAGCTCACCAAGACAACTATAAACACTTTAATCCCCTATTATGTTTCTTCATGCCTTACCAacagaattaaagaaaaattgaataaatgagCATGTCATCAAATATCTGAATCATATAATTGCTAATGAGTGTAAGgcataataaaaatgaaagagcTCCAACATACCAAAAGAGGGTTAATAGGAACCCATTCTTCCTTTGGAAGCCACAACTGCAATACCTCTCTTGTTTCCTCTGGGGATGAAGTTTTCTAGAAAAGAACAGGaggattttgaaataaatatggtTTAAATCCAATGGACATGATGAGGATCACCTCAAGCATATCAACATGGTTTAAATTACATCTTGCAACACAGaagattcttattttttaataatgtgaTCAATCCATTTCCAAAGGTTTACCTCAATCATCTTTCCTACCAGAATATACTAACAATTAGAAGGAAAATTAGAATTGTAActattttctaaataaaataggaaatattaataataaacagAATATACATCAAATTTTGCAGTGAAATGCTTATGTTCACCAAATGATTTCAACAGTTGGCCTCTTCTTTGACATTGATTCTGCTCAAGATAGGTCAAATATACAAAGACCATAACTTTggtaatttcaatttaaaacttgACCTTTGGTAATTTTGATTGCAAATGTTCAAAAtggcaataaaaaaatttaaagaaatgatcatagaataataattttggcaCAGAAATATCGAATGATGCTTATCATTACGGTAGACAAAGAGATCACCTGCTTTCCGCCTTGCTTCGATACCCATCCAAGCCGATTGCATATACGGTGCACATGAGTATCTACACATATCCCTTGAACATTGTCCCATCCAACATTCATGACCTAAAGAACCACAAGACCATATAACTTTATTGAAACTTACTTCTCtttcagttaaaaaaaagaaatttcgGGAAACTATGTTAATGTCTGTTTATGGTAAATGTAATTTGATCTTACCAAGTAAGCCATCTTAGGACCTATTCCTGGAAGTAAGAGCAACTCCTTCAATGAGCTAGGTATGTCACCATCATACTTTATGAGGCAAATCTTAGCAATTTTCTTCATATTACCAGCCTTTCTTGCATAAAATCCAACCTGTTGTGAGGGAGCTACATAAGCTGATGCAGTAAATATCTCACaaataagattaataaaaatatgtagcAATATTAAAGTTATTCGGATATTAAGTCTCTGTCAAAACAGCCCTCATTAGCTCATTTAAAGTTTGACATAGATCCTATGAGGATGTCTTGGTACACTTGGCTGCTAAGGGAACGTACTGGGTAAATCAAGTCCTTGATGGTTGCTTCATCAGCTCTGTCAATGGCTTCTGCAGTAAGCAGATCATTTTGAAGGAGTCGCTGTATTGCTCCTGCACTTCCAAGACAAACTTTGTGAAGCCAACCAGTATAAGGAGCATGAGCAACAAActtgtgtatataatttagaagGATTTGCACTGATTTTCTTCCACTCATTTGTTATTAAAGTATtataaaggaaaacaaaatatttattcctTACAGATCTTTGGAAATTAAAGTGTGAATTAAGCTGAAATGTAAGAATATAATCAGCAATAGTATCTAGAAGGAAGAATACATCAGTGCTTGTTTATTTATCAGCAGAACTGATATTTCTA includes these proteins:
- the LOC123196640 gene encoding endonuclease III homolog 1, chloroplastic isoform X1: MSRGLLRMPNTRLYSKSLESKPEISTPPSNPGLRVFVRRNRLSKPQNAHKACEVPDIEEFAYNKENGSVMSRNSKSKPDTLAVKTEAASLIGLRGESPANWEKVLEGIRKMRASEDAPVDSMGCEKAGSSLPPKERRFAVLVSSLLSSQTKDNVTHGAIQRLLQNDLLTAEAIDRADEATIKDLIYPVGFYARKAGNMKKIAKICLIKYDGDIPSSLKELLLLPGIGPKMAYLVMNVGWDNVQGICVDTHVHRICNRLGWVSKQGGKQKTSSPEETREVLQLWLPKEEWVPINPLLVGFGQTICTPLRPRCEMCSINDLCPSAFKESASPSSKSKKCGRR
- the LOC123196640 gene encoding endonuclease III homolog 1, chloroplastic isoform X2 encodes the protein MSRGLLRMPNTRLYSKSLESKPEISTPPSNPGLRVFVRRNRLSKPQNAHKACEVPDIEEFAYNKENGSVMSRNSKSKPDTLAVKTEAASLIGLRGESPANWEKVLEGIRKMRASEDAPVDSMGCEKAGSSLPPKERRFAVLVSSLLSSQTKDNVTHGAIQRLLQNDLLTAEAIDRADEATIKDLIYPVGFYARKAGNMKKIAKICLIKYDGDIPSSLKELLLLPGIGPKMAYLVMNVGWDNVQGICVDTHVHRICNRLGWVSKQGGKQVGFGQTICTPLRPRCEMCSINDLCPSAFKESASPSSKSKKCGRR